A stretch of DNA from Microlunatus sp. Gsoil 973:
ACCAGCTTGGCGAACCGTGAGGTGATCCGACCGTATCGGTCGTGGCGGAGGCTGATGATGTCCGCGGCGACCTTGACCAAGGTCTGGCCGAGACCGAAGCAGCGCACCTCGACACCGGTGGGAGGTTCGGTCAGCGCATCAGTGATCTTGGTCCCCAACCGGCGCAGGTGTTCGTGTTCCCGGATCAGCTTGCGCTGCTGCTGCCAGCCGCGGGCCTGGATGCCTGCGACTGCGAGCGCCAGCGCGAGCAGCAACAACAGGGCCGGCGAGACCGACCACAACATCGCGACGACGGTGATGGTGCCCGTGACGCCGCCGACCACCGACAACATCCGGTAGACGCCGGCGAGCTGGTTGCGGTCCTGCTCGATCAGCGCGATCCGGTCGGCCAGCCGCCGGTCCTCGTGATGACCGATCGACGGAATGCCTGCGGTCAGTCGGAGCAGATCGTCGTGGACGTACCAGTACACCTTCTCATCCAGGGTGTCGCCCATCGGCCCGGCGAAGCTGCCGGACAGTGCCGTCACCAGCAGGCAGACACCGAGCAGCACGACGCCGGACAGCACCGAGGTGTGCTCGCTGATCCCGTCCACGACGATCTTGATCGCGTACACCTGGAGCGGGCTGAGCACCGAGGACAGCACCACACTGATGCACATCAGCAATGAGAGCCCGGGCGCGGCCTTGAAGGCGGTGGTCATCCACAACCGGATGGTGCTGGCCGCCGTGCCGAGTTGGTTGATCATGCTCGCGCCCCCTCGATCCCGGCGCGGTGCTCCTCGGCTTCGCGGACCTCGGCCTCCGCCTCGGCGTAGCGGCTGGCCTGCATGGTGAACATCGCGCGGTACCGGCCGCCGGTGAGCGTCATCAGCTCCTGGTGCGATCCCTGCTCGGTGATCCGGCCGTTCTCCAGTACGTAGATCAACGGCACCGGCCGCACCACCGAGAACCGGTGGGAGATGATCAACGACGTTACCGACCTGGCGAGTTCCAGGTAACCGCCGACCAGGCGTGCCTCCGACTCGACGTCCAGCGCTGCCGCCGGCTCGTCCAGCACCAGCACCTGGGCGCCGGCTGTCACTGCGCGCAGCGCACGGGCCAGCCCGATCCTCTGCCACTCGCCTCCCGAGAGGTCCGTTCCGCGGGGCATGGTCTTGTCCAGCGACGTAGCCCAGCCGTCGGGCAGCCGTTCGATGAGATCGGTGATGCCGGCCCGGCGGGCCACCGCGTCCAGGGTGGTGGTGTCGGGGAGTGGATCGGGATGCAGCCGGCCGGCCCAGACGCTGCCCGAGCCGAGTTCGACGTTGTCGCCGGCGGGTAGCGGCAGCCGCAGGAACTCCTGGGTGATCGGCGCGACCCGGCGTTGCCAGGCCCGGCGGGCCTCGACGTCGAGGCAGGACAGATCGACACCGTCGACCAGCACCCGGCCGCGGGTCGGCAGGTAACCGGCGGTCAGCAGTCTGACCAACGTCGACTTGCCGGCCCCGTTCACCCCGACCAGGGCGGCCGCGTCGCCGGCCGGCAGTTCCAGGCTGAGACCGTCCAGGATCAGCCGGTCACTGCCCGGATAGCCGAAGCTGACCTCGTCGAAGATGATCGTCGGCGGCGGGATCGGGCGGCGGTCTGCGGCGGGCCGGTCGTCGGCGGGCTGGTCGTCGGCGCGAAATGTGTGCTCGCGAACGGTCAGCGTCGGCCTGACGCCGGACCGGCCGGACTCGGCGAGATACCTCCGGACCGGGGCCAGTTGCTCCAGCCAGCCGTACGTCGTCCCGGCCCGCTGCAACTGACCGATCATCCACAGATCGGTGTCGGCCATCGCCATGATCAACGGGATCGCCGTCGCCGTTGTCGTCAGGCTGATCCGGCCGGTCACGGCCTGCCAGCTCACGAAACCGATGGTGCCCAGCGTGGTGATCACCCGCAGCACGCCCAACACGACACTGAACCCGGCGTCCCGCCAGCGCCGTGCCCAGTACGGCCGGTAACCCTCCATTGCGAAGTTGATCATCCGCCGGCGCAGGTAGTCCGACAGTCCGAAGATGCGGATCTCCTTTGCCGCCTTGCCCATTCCCTGTTCGAAGGCGTACGCCGCGTGTTTCAGCCCCTCGGCCTGACCTGACCAGACGTCCATCTGGGTGGTGATCACCCGACGCAGGTACTCGCCGTTGATCAGGATGACGATCATGATCGGGATCGGCGCCCACCAGGTGAGCACGATGCCCAGGGTGATCGCGGTGCCGAGCAGTGCCGGGATCTGCCGGGTCGCGATGCCCGTCAGGATCTGGTAGCCCATCGAGATCTCCCATTCCCGCGACCTGATCTTCTGCACCAGATCAGCGGTCCTGGGGTCGTCCAGAGAGGTCAGGTCGGGGTCGTGGGAGAGCGCCCAGCCGATCCGCAACAGGATCTCCCTGCGGATCGGCCCGTCGGCGAGCTCGATGCCGGCGTGGGAGAGGACGCCGGTGACATTGCTGACCGCCAGCGCCACCAGCAAACCCGCGATGATCCCGATGTAGGTCCGGGTGAAGCCGTGTTCGATCAGTCCCGGCGCACCGCCGATCGCCCGGCCGGTGAGGATCGGCAGGATGATGGCGGTCGCAGCGCCGAGCAGGGCGGCGGAGAGTGAGATGATGGTCGCCTTTCTGGCGACCTGGAGACCGAGCTGCAAGATCCCGAGCAATGGACCCCCGTGCATCGAATTGGGCCACCCGATCGGGCGACCTCGGCAGCCTAGTCTTGACCTCCGACAGTCTCCGGTGATTTTCTTCCCCGCAGGTAGACACCCTCTGGCGACCGACGTCGAACGGCAGGAGATCCGACCCGGTGTCCGGACCCGGCACTAGATTGCACCTGTGAGCCAGACCCCCGACCTCTCCGACGAGACCGCCCTCCGCAGGGCGGAGGCAAACCAGGTCGCGACCGGCCGGCAGCCGACCGCCGAGGCGCGGCAGCGGCACGCCGAGCTCAGCGAGATCATCGACGACGCCCGGTGGCGCTACTACATCCTCGATGCGCCGACCCTCTCCGATGCCGAGTTCGACCGGGCCCTGCGGGAGCTCGGTGATCTTGAGGAGGAGTTCCCGTCACTGCGGACGCCGGACTCGCCGACGCAGAAGGTCGGCCCGCCGCCCGGGTCGACATTTGCTCCGGTGCAGCATCTGCAGCGGATGCTGAGCCTGGACAACGCATTCAGCGAGGAGGAACTCGACCGCTGGGCCCAGCGGGCGATCCGTGAACTCGGCCAACAGCAGATCGAACGGTCCGGATTCCTCTGCGAGCTGAAGATCGACGGACTGGCCATCGACCTCACCTACGAGAACGGCCGACTGGTCAAGGGAGCCACTCGCGGCGACGGCAGGGTGGGTGAGGATGTCACCGACAACGTACGGACCATTGCTGCGATCCCGACCCGGTTGAGCGGGGACGAGGTCCCCGACGTGCTTGAGGTCCGTGGCGAGGTCTTCCTGTCGGTGGAGGACTTCACCAAGCTGAACGAGTCGCTGGTCGCCGACGGCAAGGCGCCGTTCGCCAACCCGCGCAACTCCGCGGCCGGATCGTTGCGCCAGAAGGATCCACGCATCACCGCCAGCCGCAATCTCGGCTTCATCGCCCACGGTCTCGGCGCGGTCGAGGGGTTCCGGCAGCTCAACCGGCTCTCCGAGGCCTACGATGCCCTCTCCGGCTGGGGGATACCGGTCAGCTCACACACGAAGCTGTGCAAGACCCTGGACGAGGTCTGGTCCTATATCGGCTACTACGGCGAGCACCGACATTCGGTCGAGCACGAGCTCGACGGTGTGGTGATCAAGCTCGACGAACGCGGGGTCCAAGATCAACTCGGCTCCACCTCGAGAGCTCCGCGGTGGGCGATCGCGTTCAAATATCCTCCGGAGGAGGTCAACACCAGACTGCTCGACATCAAGGTCAACGTCGGCCGTACCGGGCGGGTCACTCCGTACGGGGAGATGGAGCCGGTCGTCGTCGCCGGCTCGACAGTCGGGTTCGCCACCCTGCACAACGCCTCGGAGGTCAGGCGCAAGGGGGTGCTGATCGGCGACACCATCGTTTTGCGCAAGGCCGGTGACGTCATCCCCGAGATCGTCGGGCCGGTCGTCGATCTTCGGGACGGCAGCGAACGGGAGTTCGTGATGCCGACCCACTGCCCGTCCTGCGGCACCGAGCTGCGGCCGGAGCAGGAGGGCGACGCCGACATCCGCTGCCCCAACACCAGGTCCTGCCCGGCGCAACTGCGGGAACGTCTCTTCCACCTGGCCGGCCGGTCGGCCCTGGACATCGAGGTGCTCGGCGAGTCTGCCGCCCATGCGCTGTTGGACTCCGGTCTGATCACCGACGAGGGGGATCTGTTCGATCTTGACGAGGACAAGCTGCTGCAGACCGATCTGTTCCGGACCAAGGCGGGACGGTTGTCGGCCAACGGGGCCAAACTGCTGGCCAATCTCGAAGAGGCCAAACAACGTCCGCTGGATCGCTTCCTGGTTGCCCTGTCCATCCGGCACCTCGGTCCCGGCGTCGCTCCCGATCTTGCGGCGGCGTTCGGTGACGTTGACAGGATCGCCGCGGCTTCTGTCGAGGAGCTGACCGAGGTCGAGGGAGTCGGTCCGACCCTGGCGCAGGCCATTGCCGACTGGTTCACGGTGGACTGGCATCGCGAGATCGTCGCCAAATGGCAGGCCGCCGGCGCTCGGATGAAGGCCGAGGAGCGTGAGCTGGGCGAACAGACCCTGGCCGGGATGACCTTCGTGGTGACCGGGACGCTGTCCGGCTACACCCGGGACAGCGCAGCCGAGGCGATCACCAGTCGCGGTGGCAAGGTCAGCGGCTCGGTGTCGAAGAAGACCGACTACGTCGTCGTCGGAGAGTCACCGGGTTCCAAGTATGAGAAGGCGGTCAGCCTCAAGGTGCCGATCCTTGACGCCGAAGGCTTCGAGGTGCTGCTGAACGCCGGACCCGAGGCGGCTGCCGAGGTGGCCAAGGTCGGCGGGTGAGCCGCGCCCGCGGATGGCAGGACCGGTCCGGCGGCTGACTACAGTTGCCCTGTGTCGAGCAGCCAGCATCCCCCCGGACCGTCAGCCGATCGGCCGGCCCCTGCCGGCGGGTCCGAGTGGCACTGGGACCCGCAGGCTGCGCAGCAACCCCCGCAGCAGACAGCCGGCCCGGTCGCGCCGCGCCGGCCCCGCCGTTGGGCACGGCTCAAGCGCTGGGCCTTCTCGAACCTGAACCTGAACGGCCGGACGCCGCCCCGCGTACAACCAACGATCGGTGAGTGGGGGCCGGCCAACGTACCGACCACCGGACAGAAGAAGCGGATGCGCATCTATGTGCTCATCGCGTTGCCGGCGGCGATGCTGGCCTGTTTCCTGCTCGGTTGGTACGTCTACTTCCTGATGACCGGCTGTTACGGCTTCGGGTTCGGCTGCCGGAACGCGTGATCAGTACGCGAGTCGGGCCAGGTGACGCAGCCGGGCCACCTCGGAGTCGAGATAGGTGGGACCGCCGAGTCGGCCGATCACGATGGCCCGGTCTTGCCCCAACGGGGCGACCACACCGACCGAATCCCCGTAGCCGGGCATCCAGTCGGCCGGAAGATCGAGGCGGTGCACCTCGTCGAACGGCGCAAGTTCCTTGAGCCTGTCCGTGTCGAGATCGGGTGCCATCGGCGTGTTGTAGGTGGCGACCGCCTGACCGTCGGGTTGCACCTCGACCAGCACCGCCCACTGCGACCGGAAGACCGCCGGTGCCGAGGAGACCAGCGTCTCGGCGGCGTGCTCGGGATCGCTGGTCATTCGCTCCAGGGTCTCCAGGTCCGACTGCAGGCCGCCGCCCTCGGGATAGCGGGAGATCCACTCCACGGTGACGCCGTCCAGTCCCTGGCAGGCGCTGATCAAGGTGTCCGGCAGCCCGTCCGGTGGCAACCCGACGACGAAGTCGTCGACAGCCGTACCTTTCTGCTTCTCGACGATCTCGACCGCCAGGATGTCCGCGCCCACTGAGCCCATCGCCGTGGCCACCGCCCCCAGCGAACCAGGAACGTCCGGCAACGACACCCTCATCAAGAACACAGGTCCATCCTGTCCCACGCCGGTGACCGGCATGTTTCACTCGTCTTGCGATCCGGTACCGGCGGGAACCGCATCAGGTCCCCGGTGCAGGGGCGGGAGGTGCGCGGCGCCGTCGCCGGGTCGATTAGCCTCACTACCGTGCCACGATTCACGCCGTTCCGCGCATTCCGATACGCCGCCGATCCGCTCGAGCGGGTGGTAGCACCGCCGTACGACGTGTTGTCTGCTGAGCAGGCAGACAGATACCGGGCGAGCCATCCCCACAACATCTCCCAGGTCGATGTACCCAGCGGCGAGGACCGTTACCGCCGGGCCGGCGACCTCTACCGGCAGTGGATCGCCGACGCTGTACTGGTCGTCGACCAGACGCCGTCGGTGACCATCTACCGGATGGATTTCACCGACGCCACCGGCCGCGCCCGGTCCATCACCGGGGTGATGGGCGGCCTCGAGGTGGTCGACGAGGGGTCGGGTGGCGTCCTGCCGCACGAACGGACGACCCCGAAGGCATCCACCGATCGCCTGGATCTGACCCGCGCGACGGCGGCGAACCTTTCACCGATCTGGGGGCTGTCCCTGGCCGGCGGGCTGACCGGGCTGTTGGCCGCACCGGGCGAGCCGCTGGCCGATGTCACCGCCGACGATCCGTCGATCGGTCCGGTCCGGCATCGGATCGAGCGGGTCACCGATCCGGATCGGATCGCAGGCATCTGTGCCCTCATCGGCTCCGACGACGTGCTGCTGGCCGATGGGCATCACCGTTACGGCGTGGCGCGCAGCTATCGTGACGAGGTGCGGTCGACCACCGGCCGGACCGACACGCCTGCCGAGGACACGCTGGCCTTCATCAACGAACTGGTGGCCGACCAGCTCAGCGTCGCCGCGATCCACCGGCTGTACGCGGGAAGCTCCCTGGAGTCGATCCGTACCGCGTTGGAGCGGTACTTCGACCTCGCACCGATCGATCGACCGGACCCCTCGACGCTGTCGCGGATGGAGTCCGACGGCCGGTTGGTGCTGGTCGGCGCCGACGGCTCG
This window harbors:
- a CDS encoding ABC transporter ATP-binding protein, yielding MHGGPLLGILQLGLQVARKATIISLSAALLGAATAIILPILTGRAIGGAPGLIEHGFTRTYIGIIAGLLVALAVSNVTGVLSHAGIELADGPIRREILLRIGWALSHDPDLTSLDDPRTADLVQKIRSREWEISMGYQILTGIATRQIPALLGTAITLGIVLTWWAPIPIMIVILINGEYLRRVITTQMDVWSGQAEGLKHAAYAFEQGMGKAAKEIRIFGLSDYLRRRMINFAMEGYRPYWARRWRDAGFSVVLGVLRVITTLGTIGFVSWQAVTGRISLTTTATAIPLIMAMADTDLWMIGQLQRAGTTYGWLEQLAPVRRYLAESGRSGVRPTLTVREHTFRADDQPADDRPAADRRPIPPPTIIFDEVSFGYPGSDRLILDGLSLELPAGDAAALVGVNGAGKSTLVRLLTAGYLPTRGRVLVDGVDLSCLDVEARRAWQRRVAPITQEFLRLPLPAGDNVELGSGSVWAGRLHPDPLPDTTTLDAVARRAGITDLIERLPDGWATSLDKTMPRGTDLSGGEWQRIGLARALRAVTAGAQVLVLDEPAAALDVESEARLVGGYLELARSVTSLIISHRFSVVRPVPLIYVLENGRITEQGSHQELMTLTGGRYRAMFTMQASRYAEAEAEVREAEEHRAGIEGARA
- the ligA gene encoding NAD-dependent DNA ligase LigA, whose amino-acid sequence is MIDDARWRYYILDAPTLSDAEFDRALRELGDLEEEFPSLRTPDSPTQKVGPPPGSTFAPVQHLQRMLSLDNAFSEEELDRWAQRAIRELGQQQIERSGFLCELKIDGLAIDLTYENGRLVKGATRGDGRVGEDVTDNVRTIAAIPTRLSGDEVPDVLEVRGEVFLSVEDFTKLNESLVADGKAPFANPRNSAAGSLRQKDPRITASRNLGFIAHGLGAVEGFRQLNRLSEAYDALSGWGIPVSSHTKLCKTLDEVWSYIGYYGEHRHSVEHELDGVVIKLDERGVQDQLGSTSRAPRWAIAFKYPPEEVNTRLLDIKVNVGRTGRVTPYGEMEPVVVAGSTVGFATLHNASEVRRKGVLIGDTIVLRKAGDVIPEIVGPVVDLRDGSEREFVMPTHCPSCGTELRPEQEGDADIRCPNTRSCPAQLRERLFHLAGRSALDIEVLGESAAHALLDSGLITDEGDLFDLDEDKLLQTDLFRTKAGRLSANGAKLLANLEEAKQRPLDRFLVALSIRHLGPGVAPDLAAAFGDVDRIAAASVEELTEVEGVGPTLAQAIADWFTVDWHREIVAKWQAAGARMKAEERELGEQTLAGMTFVVTGTLSGYTRDSAAEAITSRGGKVSGSVSKKTDYVVVGESPGSKYEKAVSLKVPILDAEGFEVLLNAGPEAAAEVAKVGG
- a CDS encoding amino acid-binding protein, producing the protein MRVSLPDVPGSLGAVATAMGSVGADILAVEIVEKQKGTAVDDFVVGLPPDGLPDTLISACQGLDGVTVEWISRYPEGGGLQSDLETLERMTSDPEHAAETLVSSAPAVFRSQWAVLVEVQPDGQAVATYNTPMAPDLDTDRLKELAPFDEVHRLDLPADWMPGYGDSVGVVAPLGQDRAIVIGRLGGPTYLDSEVARLRHLARLAY
- a CDS encoding DUF1015 family protein; amino-acid sequence: MPRFTPFRAFRYAADPLERVVAPPYDVLSAEQADRYRASHPHNISQVDVPSGEDRYRRAGDLYRQWIADAVLVVDQTPSVTIYRMDFTDATGRARSITGVMGGLEVVDEGSGGVLPHERTTPKASTDRLDLTRATAANLSPIWGLSLAGGLTGLLAAPGEPLADVTADDPSIGPVRHRIERVTDPDRIAGICALIGSDDVLLADGHHRYGVARSYRDEVRSTTGRTDTPAEDTLAFINELVADQLSVAAIHRLYAGSSLESIRTALERYFDLAPIDRPDPSTLSRMESDGRLVLVGADGSWSLAPRPGTFDGLRQLDGLWLETALAGCDAAVSYQHGVEEVLKAVGSGEATAGVLIRPVSVAEIERTAREGVLMPPKSTFFTPKLLTGFVIRPLD